The Mytilus galloprovincialis chromosome 2, xbMytGall1.hap1.1, whole genome shotgun sequence genome has a window encoding:
- the LOC143062035 gene encoding isatin hydrolase-like encodes PPWIRHWVASNTIKTTEHLGTHLDAPQHFNEFSWTTHQIPIENLVGHGVIVNVKSKVVSNADYMVTKADLEAWEDQYGKIPDGAIVIMNSGWHDRYPDKTRVFNTSNPNDTTSFHFPSWGKDAVSWLIAHRSIHVLGVDVPSLDYGQSVDFPVHILISKENIPGLENVGYLDKIPESGTIISCAAMKIVDGSGSPVRVFALIPKISDSNSAMKYHFSLFVLLCSLVSFKMLNDNF; translated from the coding sequence cccccctggatccgccactgggtagCATCTAATACTATAAAGACAACTGAACATTTAGGAACACATTTGGATGCCCCACAACATTTCAATGAATTTTCCTGGACAACACACCAAATACCTATTGAAAACCTTGTTGGTCATGGGGTTATCGTTAATGTCAAATCCAAAGTAGTATCGAATGCAGATTATATGGTGACGAAAGCTGATCTTGAGGCATGGGAGGATCAGTATGGCAAAATTCCTGATGGAGCTATAGTGATTATGAACTCTGGATGGCACGACAGGTATCCAGACAAAACACGAGTATTCAACACATCAAATCCGAATGACACAACCTCTTTTCATTTTCCATCCTGGGGCAAAGATGCAGTATCATGGCTTATTGCACATCGTTCAATTCATGTTCTTGGGGTAGACGTTCCGTCTTTAGATTATGGCCAATCAGTGGATTTTCCAGTGCATATCTTAATTAGCAAAGAAAACATCCCAGGACTAGAAAATGTCGGTTATCTTGATAAAATTCCTGAAAGCGGGACCATTATATCTTGTGCTGCTATGAAAATTGTCGACGGAAGCGGAAGTCCTGTCAGAGTTTTTGCACTGATACCCAAAATTTCGGACTCAAATAGTGCTATGAAATATCACTTTTCACTGTTTGTACTCCTATGCAGTTTAGTAAGCTTCAAAATGTTAAACgataatttttaa